attctactttgttgaaagacgatctggcaacagagcaaagcgagaaagagatagcgctatccgctatgtttaatgatagacaaagatagcaatacctctgctaatcaaacactgtcattataacgtggacctttaACGTAAAACGTTACGTTAATAGCCAGTCTaatgcctatagtgaggtccatgttataatggcagtggataaagatagaacaaCAGCGTTACctgttctctgccttaattaattatacttctatattgtcaaaaacagatttggcatcgttgcagagctagaaaaggatagtactacctgctttgtcgaatgatagacaaggatagcaacatcaaagttgatcaaattctgccattataaagtggacctcactatagtccacacgctggcccagcctggtaaGCTTGGTCTTGCCATCCTCATTCCAATGTGACCAGTGTCCCATCAAGGCCAACGGTAGCCAGCAACAAATCCATGAATtagaaatattaattaaaataatgaaaactatAACAAAGTCAAGCAATCAGGCCTATGGCAACTCAATATTGATTGTATGATACCTTGAATGCcgcaaattaatttaataatttttttttcgttcGTCACTTAGTTGAACCCTATTAttttttgcttataattttcaatttcttattctattattaagttttcagttgctagattttttattgtatctAGTGTCATTAAAgtatagttataatttttcttatcGATTGTCAGAAGACTCCTCCATGCACACGGACTTGTCGTCCAAGCATGgagttattcatttactttttacttgtttttcatATCAATGTTACAAACTAATGTATCGTCtttactttgtttttacatACTATGTCATGTataaagtttttgaataaaatgaattgaattgaaaaaattacacaAAAACAGCATAGCAGACGATAAAACAGGAAACAGCACTCATTGGTTGAcaagtgtggatgggtggtttgccagggctggccttcattggccttCGCTCGTCAAAAATCGGAGCGATGCTCACCGAAGATGAGCGCTAGCAAACCTTCCATCCACACTCTGGTCGTCATATCCACgccattgggccaacatgtggatgcgTGGCATAATAGTGGCCGTATTTATGAAGGATTGTTACACAGGATCCGTTCAACATGAAGGCGATACGTCGAGGCGTGGGTACCCGCGACAAACCGACGCTGGTGCCGTCTGCGTTTGAGTCGCGCCTCATGGGCTGTCAGTGCCACGACGACTCGACGCATATCAACTACATTTGGCTGCATCGCGGGCCGCCCCAGCGCTGCGCCTGTGGTTACTACTATCAGCTAGTCTATCAGCCGGTGTTCGAGGCGGCCAAGCCGCCATGCGATTGAGCGAGACGAGAGCAAGTTGAAAGAGTTGAAATTGGATTAGCATTTGAAGATGGTTGTCGAGAAGAAAGCTTGTTGAATCAGGTTCAGAAGCATACCGTAATTACTACTaccatttcaatttttaataaaaatcttCTATACTGTAATTGTTGAAAGAAGTTTGGagttttgttgaataaatattgtttgtTGGTTATTTGTTAACTATTTTACTTTTGAAGAGAACAGTATAGAAGGGAACCGTAAAGCTGGATTCCTACATATCAGTGTCACTGAAAGTTATCGGGACAGTTTATGAGAGtattattcccataagttctaacAGGACTATTCATACACACTCGGTCTTACTAAGTGGGAATAGTCCAGTTAGAATTTATGGCAATTATAATTTCACTGTGCTGTTCTATTTCACTGATATATGTGGGAGTTCAGCTTGAGACTGGTATGAGGATACCAGGCTGGGACACCAGCGAGTGAGTCGCGGGGCAGTTCTCAGTTCTTATACCGTTCATTATACTATTAGGGAGACCAGGTTTTGGTGTCTCACTCGGGCACCAGCCCAGACACAGCTCGTGACACCATATAAATAAAagtagaaatctaagtaccctttttaaaattatttagtcacaacCAAAATTATTTGTgactgaataattttgaaatgggtactgagatttctatttttatttatattcaaaagtagccctaaagaaaaaagacaatctGTAAAACCATATTGCTATCCCAGATTGCTTTACACATGGACACCACTGCTAATGGTGTCGTAATATATCGTAATAAATCACTGCTAATGGATTCGTAAATACGGGCTTAATTGTTAAAAAATGTTCGGATGTTTATGTTTGTTGGTTTCTATTCAagagaaaattaaatttcaagtttagaaagaagtttattttttatggaGATAGCCTAATAGGAGTGAGTAGAGAAGAAACAAGAAATGTGAAGAGATATGGGTGAAAAATtaggaaagagaaaaaaataatttgaatttgagagtGTTGAAAGAAGTTTTGAATTTCATGGTGGTGAGGAATTTGTGTAGAAAATAGTATAAATTTCATATAGGATTGTTTTAAAACCTGATTTTGAAGGAACTTATTGTATCAACACTGAAAAACGTGAGTTATAATTTGAAGGAATGAATTGGAAAGACAAATGATAATGTGGATAAAGAGATACTCAAACGGTACCTAATTTATTTAGGGCCAAGCCATATAAGGCGTTTTTATAGTCAGCAGGGTAGGAATCTCTCCGACTGgatgattcccgaacgccaacccaatctgcttgtaatcagccaatcggagagcttcctgctctaccgactctaaaaacgcctgaaaaacgcttcaTATGGCTTGGCTCTTATTCTTGCATGAAATGAGTGAGAAAGCTGTAGTGTAGACAAGTCCGTActcatgaataaaaatatatacttcAGTTGAACTCTTGAACAAGTGGAGTATTATATACCCGTATAAATATTATACCCTTATTAGAGGGTATTATAcccttaattataataaaattcaatatgtCGCTATTAGTATATATAatcctaataattattatactgttTTACAAGACTTGAAAATTCTTTTGAAACAAGACCAAGATCTCAAAAGAAGGAGTGGTAAGTCCAACTATGTGATTTCTCTGGTGagtcaaaaattttcaaattaaattcgaaagaaaataaaatgaatttttggAATACACAGTATGCTGTGATCCCAGTTTGTATAAAATCTTACAAAAAcctttttatcaatttcataaatTCAGGCTTGAGAACCTTTGGACTTGCGACTTGTCCAAAACGGTATATTACTGtataaagctgtgtttacaccaaagttattaataaaatgttaataacttgatccttatagattctattagattgaacataacttatcacaCACATGATAAACAAGcttcgttcaatctaatagaatctataaggattaagttattaacattttgttgatagctttggtgtaaacgcagctttagattttCATCAGAACTTTATGAAAATGCTTTGAAAAGGTAATTtagtaatttaatgaattttccGTTAAATTATTCGCGATTTTAACAATAACAGATTTTTAAGGACCCACAAAGACACTATCTATAgtaattttcttctttcttcatgGTTTTCTAAATCTATTAAAAACTACTAATCATGacaaataaagaaattattggaTTAAACTTTCAGAAAAAATGAGTCAGAGAAAGAAGATGtctaatgaaattctatttaatatcaattcataataa
The sequence above is drawn from the Nilaparvata lugens isolate BPH chromosome 2, ASM1435652v1, whole genome shotgun sequence genome and encodes:
- the LOC120350066 gene encoding cytochrome c oxidase subunit 5B, mitochondrial-like, whose amino-acid sequence is MKAIRRGVGTRDKPTLVPSAFESRLMGCQCHDDSTHINYIWLHRGPPQRCACGYYYQLVYQPVFEAAKPPCD